A single region of the Silene latifolia isolate original U9 population chromosome 8, ASM4854445v1, whole genome shotgun sequence genome encodes:
- the LOC141596587 gene encoding delta(8)-fatty-acid desaturase 2-like, which yields MAEKKKYITAEELKTHNKSGDLWISIQGKVYDVSNWMKQHPGGDVPLLALAGQDVTDAFIAYHPGTTWKSLDQFFNGYYLKDFQVTEVSKDYRKLVNEFAKMGLFDKKGHGVIYNFMSIVIMLGMCVYGVVYCDSIVAHLGSAALLGMVWIQSAYLGHDSGHYQMMSSAGYNKLAQFITGNCLTGISIAWWKWTHNAHHIACNSLDHDPDLQHIPVFAVSAKFFNNMTSVFYGRKMEFDALSRFLISYQHFTFYPVMVVGRINLYIQTFLLLLNPKRNVPNRTLNILGIIVFWTWFPLLVSYLPNNKERALFVLTAFVVTAFQHIQFCLNHFSANVYVGHPQGNDWFEKQTNGSIDITCATWMDWLFGGLQFQLEHHLFPRLPRCHLRKVSPVVQDYCKKHNLPYRSLTFWEANASTLKTLRDAAIQARTLANPMSKNLLWEAFNTHG from the coding sequence ATGGCAgaaaaaaagaaatatataacAGCAGAAGAATTAAAAACCCATAATAAATCAGGAGATTTATGGATTTCAATTCAGGGTAAAGTATATGATGTATCAAATTGGATGAAACAACACCCAGGTGGTGATGTTCCATTATTAGCACTTGCAGGTCAAGATGTTACAGATGCATTCATAGCTTATCATCCCGGTACGACATGGAAATCGCTGGACCAATTTTTTAACGGGTATTATTTGAAAGATTTTCAAGTTACAGAAGTTTCAAAAGATTATAGAAAACTCGTTAATGAATTCGCTAAGATGGGATTATTTGATAAGAAAGGACATGGTGTGATATACAATTTTATGTCAATTGTTATAATGTTGGGAATGTGTGTGTATGGTGTTGTTTATTGTGATAGTATCGTGGCTCATCTTGGTTCCGCTGCACTTTTGGGTATGGTTTGGATACAAAGTGCTTATCTTGGACATGATTCTGGTCATTATCAGATGATGTCGAGTGCCGGGTATAATAAGCTTGCTCAGTTTATTACTGGGAATTGTTTGACTGGTATTAGTATTGCTTGGTGGAAATGGACTCATAATGCTCATCACATTGCTTGTAATAGTTTGGATCATGATCCGGATCTGCAACATATTCCTGTTTTTGCTGTTTCCGCGAAGTTTTTCAATAATATGACTTCAGTTTTCTATGGAAGGAAGATGGAGTTTGATGCGCTTTCGAGGTTTTTGATCAGTTATCAGCATTTCACATTTTATCCTGTCATGGTTGTGGGTAGGATCAATTTGTATATCCAAACCTTTCTTCTGTTGTTAAACCCGAAAAGGAATGTACCCAATAGGACTCTTAACATCTTGGGCAttatcgtcttttggacttgGTTTCCTCTCCTGGTTTCGTACCTGCCGAATAATAAAGAGAGGGCCTTGTTTGTTCTTACTGCCTTCGTGGTGACCGCTTTCCAACATATCCAATTTTGCTTGAACCATTTCTCCGCGAATGTGTATGTGGGTCATCCACAGGGTAATGACTGGTTTGAGAAACAAACCAATGGCTCGATCGACATTACATGTGCAACCTGGATGGACTGGTTATTTGGCGGGTTACAGTTTCAGCTGGAACACCATCTCTTCCCTCGTTTACCTCGTTGTCATCTGAGGAAGGTTTCCCCGGTGGTTCAAGACTATTGCAAGAAGCACAATCTGCCATATAGGAGTCTTACTTTCTGGGAGGCCAATGCTTCGACACTGAAGACTCTTCGAGATGCTGCTATCCAAGCTCGGACCCTGGCAAATCCCATGTCGAAGAATCTCCTATGGGAAGCTTTCAACACCCATGGTTGA